A genomic region of Anopheles coustani chromosome 3, idAnoCousDA_361_x.2, whole genome shotgun sequence contains the following coding sequences:
- the LOC131271473 gene encoding carbonic anhydrase 13-like — protein sequence MHLFHWQGQLVLLNFLMFMSWRPCRGLNVPNYASSFRANPTRRTESFAGRREPVYYDDDYEAAATRAASQEVRRGKLSAISNPDFYFPPDPEADLAEANIPVPVIEKQKSRQAPAGGAGFSYNPKDKNGPSHWYRVDARCGGRYQSPILLNTSSAQLVSRKRPLRLDGQTNLPDTILLQNDGHSAKFTYNWRIGADRPVLRGGPLKTKYLFDQFHFHWGSNSSIGSEHVYDYQRYPMEIHLVFYNGLYDSFQQAREQVDGIAVVGLFYEIYQHSVDEPLNTWTRFLRNVIEPNSEFTIPFIDTFPLYEVIGDVEWPFFSYEGSLTTPPCLETVTWIVAAKPLLVTEKEMRQFRRLESPSGPMVNNFRPVQKLNHRRVFLY from the exons ATGCATCTGTTTCACTGGCAAGGGCAGCTGGTTCTGCTCAACTTCCTGATGTTTATGTCCTGGCGACCATGTCGAG gcCTTAATGTGCCCAACTATGCATCAAGCTTTCGCGCCAATCCAACCAGAAGGACGGAATCGTTCGCCGGTCGCCGGGAACCGGTCTACTACGATGACGACTACGAAGCAGCCGCTACCCGTGCCGCCTCGCAGGAAGTGCGCCGTGGGAAGCTGTCCGCTATTTCGAACCCTGACTTTTACTTTCCTCCCGATCCCGAGGCGGATCTGGCCGAGGCTAACATTCCGGTGCCGGTCATCGAGAAGCAAAAGTCTCGTCAAGCACCGGCTGGCGGGGCGGGTTTCTCCTACAACCCGAAGGACAAAAACGGACCATCGCACTGGTATCGAGTAGATGCACGTTGCGGTGGCCGCTACCAGAGTCCGATCCTGCTCAACACCAGCAGCGCTCAGCTGGTGAGCCGCAAGCGCCCGCTCCGACTCGACGGACAGACCAACCTACCGGATACGATCCTGCTGCAGAACGATGGTCACTCGGCAAAGTTTACCTACAACTGGCGCATCGGCGCCGATCGGCCGGTGCTGCGCGGAGGCCCACTAAAGACGAAGTACCTTTTCGATCAGTTCCACTTCCACTGGGGCTCGAACAGCTCGATCGGTTCGGAACACGTCTACGACTACCAGCGCTACCCGATGGAGATTCATCTGGTGTTCTACAACGGACTGTACGACTCGTTCCAGCAGGCACGGGAACAGGTGGACGGCATCGCAGTGGTGGGTCTGTTCTACGAGATCTATCAGCATTCGGTCGACGAGCCGCTGAACACTTGGACACGCTTTCTGCGCAACGTGATCGAGCCGAACAGTGAGTTTACGATTCCGTTTATCGACACCTTCCCGCTGTACGAGGTGATCGGGGATGTCGAGTGGCCGTTCTTTTCGTACGAGGGTAGCCTAACGACGCCGCCGTGTCTTGAGACGGTCACGTGGATCGTTGCCGCCAAGCCGCTGCTGGTGACGGAGAAGGAAATGCGCCAATTCCGCCGGTTGGAGTCACCGAGTGGTCCGATGGTGAACAACTTCCGGCCCGTGCAGAAACTTAACCATCGACGCGTTTTCTTGTACTAG
- the LOC131259725 gene encoding carbonic anhydrase 1-like has product MPMSDAFSGPSAGRADFSYDDPDRWAETDPDCGGSRQSPIDIQLQSTKPALGGEAALQLDGGARKPVSITVTNNGHTAQYTFDWSKDSERPRLTGGPLGQDPYVFEQLHFHWGAENDRGSEHTFNGLKFPLEAHFVFFKQEYGSFEQAVNQPDGLAVLGALYVVGGIKIKPGAKWARPLPKVREAGSSITLEGRELFSLDSVAGAEWDRYYSYPGSLTTPPCAESVTWLVRETPALVAQKDLDLLRALLDSDGKPLVDNFRPVQPLNDRTVVRYGF; this is encoded by the exons ATGCCAATGTCTGATGCTTTTAGCGGTCCTTCCGCTGGCCGTG CCGACTTTTCCTACGACGATCCGGATCGCTGGGCCGAGACCGACCCGGACTGCGGTGGATCCCGCCAGAGTCCCATCGATATCCAGCTGCAGTCGACGAAGCCTGCGTTGGGTGGTGAAGCAGCCCTCCagctcgatggaggcgcccggaaGCCGGTATCGATTACCGTGACGAACAACGGGCACACGGCGCAGTACACGTTCGACTGGAGCAAGGACAGCGAGCGACCCCGCCTCACCGGCGGACCGCTCGGCCAGGATCCGTACGTGTTCGAGCAGCTGCACTTCCACTGGGGCGCCGAGAACGATCGCGGCTCGGAGCACACGTTCAACGGCTTGAAGTTCCCGCTGGAGGCCCACTTCGTGTTCTTCAAGCAGGAGTACGGCTCGTTCGAGCAGGCCGTCAACCAGCCGGACGGGTTGGCCGTGCTGGGCGCCCTGTACGTAGTCGGCGGGATAAAGATTAAGCCGGGGGCGAAGTGGGCGCGCCCATTGCCGAAGGTGCGCGAGGCGGGCAGCTCGATCACGCTCGAGGGCCGGGAGCTGTTCAGCCTGGACTCGGTGGCGGGCGCCGAGTGGGACCGGTACTACTCCTACCCGGGCAGCCTTACCACGCCACCGTGCGCCGAAAGTGTCACCTGGCTCGTACGGGAAACCCCGGCCCTGGTGGCCCAAAAGGATCTGGACCTTCTGCGCGCCCTCCTCGACTCCGACGGGAAGCCGCTGGTCGACAACTTCCGACCGGTTCAGCCTCTCAACGACCGCACGGTGGTACGCTATGGGTTCTAG
- the LOC131271479 gene encoding carbonic anhydrase 7-like: MSALCMSLLLACQPVVFGADAFSPLIPVTSPDSFEFWGRKTHPHPNDIDYEPAYGEKTRASSGAPQWSHSINDAVGPPNWSIVAPACAGLYQSPINIVRESTLFVKKKVPLDLQGLRNIPRSILVENEGYSVKFTPRWNGRTRPVLRGGPLKTPYVFEQLHFHWGPTNDEGSEHTLDGKQFPLEVHLVFYNGLYGSFDEAKGEVDGLAVLGFVYADAPNSAGYLLNRWTQFLPLVRKPKAEFELPYSKSFSLHSVIGDMGWPYYSYEGSLTTPPCLETVTWIVSAKRLAVTQREMSMLRTLLGFDGAPILQNYRPVQPVNNRRVFRY; the protein is encoded by the exons ATGAGTGCGCTTTGTATGTCGCTGCTTTTGGCCTGCCAACCGGTTGTTTTTGGAGCAG ATGCGTTTTCTCCCCTCATTCCAGTCACCTCCCCGGACTCCTTCGAATTTTGGGGTCGTAAGACGCATCCACATCCGAACGACATCGACTACGAACCTGCGTACGGCGAGAAGACACGCGCCTCGAGCGGGGCACCACAGTGGAGCCACTCGATCAACGATGCCGTTGGACCTCCGAACTGGAGTATCGTTGCGCCTGCCTGCGCTGGACTGTACCAGAGCCCTATCAACATCGTGCGCGAGAGCACACTGTTCGTAAAGAAGAAGGTCCCGCTCGATCTGCAGGGATTGCGTAACATTCCCCGCTCGATACTGGTCGAAAACGAGGGCTACTCGGTGAAGTTCACTCCACGCTGGAACGGTCGCACGCGCCCCGTGCTGCGCGGTGGCCCACTGAAGACACCGTACGTGTTCGAGCAGCTACACTTTCACTGGGGTCCAACGAATGACGAAGGCTCGGAGCACACGCTCGATGGCAAGCAGTTTCCCCTCGAGGTGCATCTCGTGTTCTACAACGGGCTGTATGGTTCGTTCGACGAGGCGAAGGGTGAGGTGGACGGGCTGGCGGTGCTAGGGTTCGTCTACGCGGACGCTCCGAACTCGGCCGGATACCTGCTGAATCGCTGGACGCAGTTTTTACCGCTCGTGCGGAAACCGAAGGCAGAGTTCGAGCTGCCCTACAGCAAGTCGTTCTCGCTGCACAGCGTCATCGGTGACATGGGCTGGCCGTACTACTCGTACGAGGGCAGCCTGACGACGCCACCGTGCCTCGAGACGGTCACGTGGATCGTGTCGGCCAAGCGCCTGGCCGTTACGCAACGCGAAATGAGTATGCTCCGGACACTGCTCGGCTTCGATGGTGCACCGATATTACAAAATTATCGTCCCGTGCAGCCCGTGAACAATCGACGTGTTTTTCGCTACTAG